The genomic segment CGCAGGCGGTTTTATAACGCAAGTTCTAACATAGTCAAGGCGAATACAAAAACCGTAATGGCTTGGGCGATCGTGAAACCTCTTGCAGAGAGTTTAGCAACTACCGTGCTTGTTGGGATGATTATTGTTGCGTTTACGGTTTTTGTCCAAAATGGAATGCTACAGGTCGCTTCGTTGCTCACATTTTTCTTTGTTCTGTTCCGTTTAGTGCCACAACTACAGGATGTGAATAATGTGATGGCACATCTAAGTACCCTGCACGGGTCAGCAGACAACATTAAGGAGCTGCTGAGAACGGACAATAAGCCGTATTTTAAAAATGGCTCGACTAAGTTTTTAGGATTAAAGCGCTCAATTGAACTAGTATCTGTAGATTTTGGTTACGAACCTGCTAATCTTGTCCTGCACGATATCAGGCTCATCTTCGCACGGGGCAGAATGACAGCATTGGTCGGATCGTCCGGTGCTGGTAAATCAACGTTGGCTGACCTCATCCCGCGATTTTACGACCCAACGGAAGGTCAAGTTCTTATTGATGGGGTCGATTTGCGAGAGTATGACATAAACTCGCTGCGCCGGAAGATGGCTGTGGTGAGTCAAGATACGTTTATTTTTAACACTTCTGTGAGAAATAATATTGCCTATGGTTCAGAAGAGGCCACAGAAGAAGCAATTTTAGAAGCCGCTCGATTAGCCAATGCACTCGAATTCATTCAAGAAATGCCTGAAGGGTTAGAAACCCAACTCGGAGACAGAGGTGTTCGCTTATCGGGGGGTCAACGCCAGCGTCTTGCGATCGCTCGTGCTCTGCTGCGCGACCCAGAGATTTTGATTTTGGATGAGGCAACCAGTGCTTTAGATTCTGTATCCGAACGCTTAATTCAAGAGTCATTGGAGAAGCTTTCTGTGGGTCGCACGGTGATTGCGATCGCCCATCGACTCTCAACAAT from the Microcoleus sp. AS-A8 genome contains:
- a CDS encoding ABC transporter ATP-binding protein/permease; translation: MHLKLPRPIRSLLKATKFWKDNYLVLREFKHFPRIAILALLFTFLAVTFEGVGIGFLLSFLQSLTSPNAKPIQTGIGWFDIWVLGVNTSATSRLFRISALILLTTWTRAVFNYLAAIYTDLTQLNLLDRLRKQIFEQLQSVSLSFFSKTRSGELINTLTTEIERMHQAFGGFAFILTRGLTAGVYFLSMLLLSWQLTLLSILLFSLLVVGLSALNARVREASFDVSKASGAFTSTAIELINGIRTVQAFATQDFERRRFYNASSNIVKANTKTVMAWAIVKPLAESLATTVLVGMIIVAFTVFVQNGMLQVASLLTFFFVLFRLVPQLQDVNNVMAHLSTLHGSADNIKELLRTDNKPYFKNGSTKFLGLKRSIELVSVDFGYEPANLVLHDIRLIFARGRMTALVGSSGAGKSTLADLIPRFYDPTEGQVLIDGVDLREYDINSLRRKMAVVSQDTFIFNTSVRNNIAYGSEEATEEAILEAARLANALEFIQEMPEGLETQLGDRGVRLSGGQRQRLAIARALLRDPEILILDEATSALDSVSERLIQESLEKLSVGRTVIAIAHRLSTIAKADKVVVLEQGRILEQGGYQELLARGGKLWKYHQMQHEVGPVS